A window of the Candidatus Paraluminiphilus aquimaris genome harbors these coding sequences:
- a CDS encoding ABC transporter ATP-binding protein: MPPALEIKNLQKTYANGFEALKGIDLAVEEGDFYALLGPNGAGKSTTIGIVSSLVSKTGGSVKICGIDIDEDFSLAKKQIGIVPQEFNFNVFESVEDVLIHQAGYYGIPIGLARERAEYYLEKLGIADKQKVQMRMLSGGMKRRLMIARALVHEPRVLILDEPTAGVDIEMRRSMYDFLRETNKEGRTIILTTHYLEEAELLCRNVAIINQGKIVTKGSIRDLLRDLKSETFLLDTQTELPPGIAIAGYQLRQVEPQCLEVDLQKGQDLAHVFAALSELGVTIVSMRNKENRLERMFVNVLEGAS; this comes from the coding sequence ATGCCGCCCGCCTTAGAAATTAAAAATTTGCAGAAAACCTACGCGAATGGGTTCGAAGCGCTAAAAGGAATTGATCTCGCGGTTGAGGAGGGTGATTTCTACGCGCTTCTCGGGCCCAACGGTGCAGGAAAGTCGACCACCATTGGTATCGTGAGCTCACTCGTGTCAAAAACGGGTGGGTCGGTAAAAATCTGTGGTATCGATATTGATGAGGATTTCTCGCTTGCGAAGAAGCAAATCGGCATCGTCCCTCAAGAATTTAATTTCAATGTCTTTGAGAGTGTCGAAGACGTGTTGATCCATCAAGCGGGTTACTACGGTATTCCGATTGGGTTGGCGCGCGAGCGCGCCGAGTACTATCTCGAGAAGCTAGGCATTGCTGATAAACAGAAAGTCCAAATGCGGATGCTGTCGGGCGGAATGAAACGTCGACTCATGATTGCGCGAGCCTTGGTGCACGAACCTCGCGTCCTCATTCTTGATGAGCCCACGGCCGGCGTCGATATTGAGATGCGCCGGAGCATGTATGACTTTCTCCGCGAGACCAACAAGGAAGGGCGCACTATTATCCTGACCACTCACTACCTCGAAGAAGCTGAATTGCTGTGTCGTAACGTCGCTATTATCAATCAAGGTAAAATTGTGACGAAGGGTTCAATTAGAGATCTGCTACGCGATCTTAAAAGCGAGACCTTCTTACTTGATACGCAAACCGAATTACCTCCGGGTATCGCTATTGCGGGTTATCAGTTGCGACAAGTTGAGCCTCAGTGCTTGGAGGTGGATCTGCAGAAAGGGCAGGACCTGGCGCACGTATTTGCAGCCTTAAGCGAGCTGGGTGTCACTATTGTGAGCATGCGCAACAAAGAGAACAGACTTGAGCGAATGTTTGTGAATGTCTTGGAGGGTGCGTCATGA
- a CDS encoding O-acetylhomoserine aminocarboxypropyltransferase translates to MKDYSPAELDTLALHAGGKPDPTTGARATPIYQTASYCFPDSDYAAALFNMERPGHVYSRLSNPTTAVLEERIAALEGGVGAIATASGQAALQLAIMTIMDAGAHIVASSALYGGSHNLLAYTLPRFGITTTFVDPRDEEALRAAIRPETRLIFGETVGNPGLDVLNIPRVSAIAHEHGLPLLVDSTFTTPYLIKPFELGADLVMHSATKFLSGHGIVIGGLLVDGGRFDWDGSGKFPQLSEPYKGFHNLVFTEEFGPAAFISRARKEGLRDFGACQSPTSAFYILQGMETLGVRMEKHISNTRAVVDFLSTHAAVSGVAHPDLSSHPDHALAQELFPKGTSAVFTFEIKGGRAAGIAFVNALNLFSHLANVGDAKSLVIHPASTTHFRMDEAALAAAGIGEGTIRLSVGLEDPKDLIADLKAGLRAAEKASGGAGA, encoded by the coding sequence ATGAAAGACTACTCCCCCGCAGAACTCGACACGCTGGCACTTCATGCTGGCGGCAAGCCCGACCCCACAACTGGCGCACGTGCGACACCAATTTACCAAACCGCGTCGTACTGCTTCCCCGACTCTGACTACGCAGCTGCGCTGTTCAATATGGAGCGTCCAGGCCACGTCTACTCGCGCCTGAGCAATCCAACAACCGCTGTACTTGAGGAGCGTATTGCGGCGCTTGAAGGCGGCGTGGGTGCAATTGCCACCGCAAGTGGTCAGGCGGCCTTACAGTTGGCCATCATGACGATTATGGACGCCGGCGCGCACATCGTAGCCTCGAGCGCACTCTACGGCGGCAGCCACAATTTGCTCGCGTATACGCTCCCGCGCTTTGGAATAACGACGACATTCGTAGATCCACGCGATGAAGAGGCGCTGCGAGCAGCGATACGGCCTGAAACGCGACTTATTTTTGGTGAAACCGTGGGTAACCCTGGGCTTGATGTGCTGAACATACCCCGCGTATCGGCCATTGCCCACGAGCATGGGCTCCCGCTTCTTGTCGATTCAACCTTCACCACGCCCTATCTCATAAAGCCCTTTGAGCTCGGTGCCGATCTCGTTATGCATTCCGCCACTAAATTTTTGAGTGGTCACGGCATCGTTATTGGCGGCTTATTGGTGGACGGCGGGCGTTTCGACTGGGATGGATCGGGGAAATTTCCGCAGTTATCTGAGCCCTACAAAGGTTTTCATAACCTTGTCTTTACCGAGGAGTTTGGCCCAGCGGCGTTTATATCAAGAGCACGCAAAGAGGGACTTCGTGATTTCGGTGCCTGTCAGAGTCCGACCAGTGCCTTCTACATTTTACAGGGCATGGAAACGCTGGGTGTGCGCATGGAAAAACACATTTCCAATACACGTGCAGTCGTGGACTTTCTGAGCACTCACGCGGCTGTGAGTGGCGTCGCGCACCCGGACCTTTCGAGTCACCCCGATCACGCCCTGGCCCAAGAACTTTTTCCCAAAGGGACCAGTGCGGTCTTCACTTTCGAAATAAAAGGGGGCCGAGCGGCTGGAATCGCCTTTGTTAACGCACTCAATTTGTTCTCACATCTTGCCAACGTCGGTGACGCAAAGTCCTTAGTCATTCACCCAGCGAGTACCACTCATTTCCGAATGGACGAGGCAGCGCTTGCTGCGGCGGGAATTGGCGAGGGAACCATTCGCCTGTCGGTTGGGCTCGAAGACCCGAAAGACCTCATCGCCGACCTCAAAGCAGGTCTGCGCGCCGCAGAAAAGGCGTCTGGGGGTGCCGGCGCATGA
- a CDS encoding alpha/beta fold hydrolase, whose protein sequence is MKLTINNETAYLYTNNKEIDSAKPSVVFIHGAGFDHSVWTLFARHFSRHNWNVLAIDLPGHGRSSGDVLTSIEAMSDWIIEIVDHLGLQRVALVGHSMGSLITLETAAKMQARAVKVVLIGSIAPMPVSDPILDATANRPGSAHAMLTSFSFSKRNLMGGNPNPGMWMVSDSMRRYEEEIQAALDVDMRACNAYRNGLEAAAMITAPSLMIHGDADRLTPLRATQTLQAALNDARFCVVPGAGHSLMVEDPNLVLDQLKTHLLS, encoded by the coding sequence ATGAAGTTGACGATTAACAATGAAACGGCCTATCTCTACACCAACAACAAAGAGATTGACTCTGCAAAACCGTCCGTCGTCTTTATTCACGGTGCCGGCTTTGATCACAGTGTCTGGACGCTTTTTGCGCGACACTTTTCACGCCATAACTGGAATGTCTTGGCTATCGATCTTCCAGGCCATGGCCGATCGTCAGGCGACGTGCTGACCTCCATTGAGGCCATGTCCGACTGGATTATCGAAATTGTCGATCATCTCGGACTCCAACGTGTTGCGTTGGTTGGCCACAGCATGGGAAGCCTTATCACGCTTGAGACGGCTGCAAAAATGCAGGCTCGCGCAGTGAAGGTGGTACTGATTGGGTCGATCGCCCCAATGCCTGTTTCCGACCCGATACTCGACGCAACGGCAAACCGCCCTGGGTCGGCGCACGCTATGCTCACATCCTTTAGTTTCAGTAAGCGGAATCTGATGGGGGGTAACCCCAACCCGGGCATGTGGATGGTGAGCGACAGCATGCGACGGTATGAGGAAGAAATACAGGCCGCACTGGATGTCGATATGCGCGCCTGCAATGCCTATCGGAATGGACTCGAAGCCGCCGCTATGATCACAGCACCGAGTTTAATGATCCACGGCGATGCCGACCGTCTAACACCATTGAGAGCGACGCAGACCCTGCAAGCGGCGCTCAACGATGCAAGATTTTGTGTCGTCCCGGGCGCTGGCCATTCGCTAATGGTCGAAGATCCAAATTTGGTACTCGATCAGCTCAAAACCCACCTTTTGTCATAA
- a CDS encoding homocysteine S-methyltransferase family protein: MSKITLLDGGLGQELIKRSSAPPHPLWSTKVMLDEPHLVADIHRDFCDAGARVICLNTYAISRHRLKTYAPEYSVKEMLDAAVSTARQGIGSASSGDSVSIVASLPPLNASYDHTVAPDFDSAYEQYSELVTLQKDAVDGFLLETMSNITEATAGAKAIRDAGVVGAVAFTLNDKDPRELRSGETLEEAIAAVKPYTPDAIMVNCSTPEVVTEGLKIALKSGVRCGAYANGFTSVEALVPGSTVDRLSSRVDLGPAEYLAFVKTWLEMGVQIIGGCCEIGPDHIRAIRTYLDEKAIETTDALIP, encoded by the coding sequence ATGTCTAAAATCACCCTGCTCGATGGTGGCCTTGGCCAAGAACTCATCAAGCGCAGCTCTGCCCCGCCTCATCCGCTGTGGTCAACCAAAGTAATGCTGGACGAGCCCCATCTCGTAGCTGATATTCATCGAGACTTTTGTGATGCAGGTGCGCGCGTTATCTGCCTTAACACCTACGCGATAAGTCGCCATCGCCTGAAAACGTATGCACCGGAGTACTCGGTGAAGGAGATGCTTGACGCGGCAGTCAGCACAGCGCGCCAGGGCATCGGCTCAGCGTCTTCAGGGGACTCGGTATCGATCGTTGCATCGCTGCCACCACTTAATGCCTCTTACGATCACACCGTCGCACCCGATTTTGACAGCGCCTATGAACAGTACAGCGAGCTTGTCACGTTGCAGAAAGATGCCGTCGATGGATTTTTACTCGAAACCATGAGCAACATCACTGAGGCTACAGCCGGCGCGAAAGCCATACGCGACGCCGGTGTTGTGGGCGCCGTTGCGTTTACCTTGAACGACAAAGATCCTCGAGAGCTACGATCAGGGGAGACGCTTGAAGAGGCCATTGCAGCGGTTAAGCCCTATACACCAGACGCCATTATGGTGAATTGTTCAACACCGGAGGTGGTGACCGAAGGGCTCAAAATAGCTTTGAAGTCGGGTGTCCGTTGCGGTGCCTACGCCAACGGATTTACCTCAGTGGAGGCTTTGGTGCCTGGCAGCACGGTGGACCGCCTATCGAGTCGGGTAGACCTTGGCCCCGCTGAATATTTAGCCTTCGTCAAAACGTGGCTCGAGATGGGCGTCCAGATTATTGGTGGTTGTTGTGAAATTGGCCCCGATCACATCAGAGCCATACGAACGTATCTTGACGAGAAGGCTATTGAGACGACGGACGCGTTAATTCCCTGA
- the msrB gene encoding peptide-methionine (R)-S-oxide reductase MsrB: protein MKDKDDAYWREKLTSDEYHVLRQKGTERAFTGEYWDTTDTGTYKCRGCGEVLFQSESKFDAGCGWPSFDRPVGDAAIAQERDTSYGMVRTEVLCQKCGGHLGHVFPDGPTETGLRYCINSLSIDLDKEG, encoded by the coding sequence ATGAAGGACAAAGACGACGCCTACTGGCGAGAGAAGCTAACGTCAGACGAGTACCATGTACTTCGGCAGAAAGGTACCGAACGCGCGTTTACTGGCGAATATTGGGATACCACCGATACGGGGACGTACAAGTGTCGCGGATGCGGTGAGGTGCTTTTCCAATCGGAGAGCAAATTTGATGCCGGTTGTGGATGGCCGAGCTTCGATCGTCCAGTCGGTGATGCGGCTATCGCGCAGGAGCGCGATACCAGTTACGGGATGGTTCGAACGGAGGTGCTATGCCAAAAATGTGGCGGGCATCTCGGACACGTCTTCCCCGACGGGCCCACCGAAACGGGCTTACGATATTGCATTAACAGTTTATCTATCGATCTCGACAAGGAGGGCTAA
- a CDS encoding 4-phosphoerythronate dehydrogenase — translation MSKPRVVIDSAIRVTPRLRALPIELVPLVSTDISRDALVDAQALLTRTVTRIDGRLLDGSDVRFVGTASAGTDHIDLNYLAARGIPFSSAAGCNASAVGDYVLAAIALCGKLEPILAGAEVGLVGYGNVGRGLAKRLAALGARVRVYDPWTTQFDSHVQETDLQGVLSCGVVSLHAALHHSQPFPSFGMIGVQEAKVIGRDTLFINAGRGGLLSEEAALYLVERGVDLVLDTWPNEPRVSLELLKGARYATPHIAGYSETAKNNATDFLIPPLIETLELEDHGAVPQGESSHTVLPFGSTDDSVLASLLSSVGRIEADDAKFRAAWARDQGPDTFERQRREYTMRQQLEELLVSGEASSLRLNGWLEALGVTVRH, via the coding sequence ATGAGTAAGCCTAGAGTCGTTATCGATAGTGCTATCCGGGTGACACCAAGGCTTCGAGCGCTACCCATAGAACTTGTCCCACTGGTTAGCACCGATATTTCGCGCGATGCGCTGGTTGACGCGCAGGCCTTGCTAACGCGAACGGTCACGCGTATCGATGGGCGGCTTTTAGATGGTAGCGATGTTCGCTTTGTCGGTACCGCGAGCGCTGGTACAGATCATATTGATTTGAACTACCTGGCGGCACGCGGCATTCCTTTTTCAAGCGCTGCGGGCTGCAATGCATCCGCCGTTGGAGACTACGTGCTCGCTGCTATTGCACTGTGTGGGAAGTTAGAGCCTATCTTAGCTGGCGCCGAGGTTGGACTCGTTGGTTATGGCAACGTAGGGCGGGGGCTCGCAAAGCGATTGGCAGCGCTTGGAGCCCGAGTTCGTGTTTATGATCCTTGGACAACACAGTTCGACTCACATGTGCAGGAAACGGACCTGCAAGGGGTTCTCTCTTGCGGTGTTGTTAGTCTGCATGCGGCGCTACATCACTCCCAGCCATTTCCGAGTTTTGGGATGATTGGTGTACAAGAGGCCAAGGTCATCGGGCGCGATACCTTGTTTATTAATGCAGGACGAGGCGGTTTGCTGAGCGAGGAGGCCGCTCTCTATCTTGTGGAGCGGGGTGTCGACCTTGTACTTGATACATGGCCAAATGAGCCCCGGGTATCGCTCGAGCTGTTAAAGGGCGCGCGCTACGCGACCCCCCACATCGCGGGTTATTCCGAGACAGCCAAAAACAATGCGACGGATTTCCTCATCCCGCCCCTTATTGAAACGCTGGAGCTTGAAGACCACGGAGCTGTCCCTCAGGGCGAGAGTAGTCATACCGTTTTGCCTTTTGGGAGTACAGATGACAGCGTGCTGGCCTCTCTACTTAGTTCGGTTGGGAGAATTGAGGCTGATGACGCCAAGTTTCGCGCGGCATGGGCACGAGACCAGGGTCCCGATACGTTTGAGCGACAGCGGCGCGAATACACCATGCGCCAACAACTTGAGGAGCTTTTGGTTAGCGGAGAAGCCTCATCATTGCGCTTGAATGGGTGGCTTGAGGCGCTTGGTGTCACGGTGAGACATTGA
- a CDS encoding elongation factor P hydroxylase: MVVNKLFFEPSVLCVTECFNRAFSLTENTVLQGGANEPYYRPGSPNVIYFREDYSRSALHEVAHWCVAGAARRGLPDYGYWYAPDGRDEAQQAAFYGVEVRPQAIEKMFCEALGIDFKVSVDNLSVSLSDPAIASFTAAVNDEFDRLSRCGLPERAELFHRALTQCTQRSE; the protein is encoded by the coding sequence ATGGTTGTTAATAAGCTATTTTTTGAGCCGTCTGTGCTCTGCGTTACTGAGTGTTTTAATCGCGCCTTTAGTCTCACTGAGAACACTGTTCTCCAGGGGGGTGCGAATGAGCCTTATTACCGCCCCGGCTCGCCAAACGTCATTTATTTCAGGGAAGACTATAGTCGCAGCGCGCTTCATGAAGTGGCACATTGGTGCGTTGCAGGCGCTGCAAGGCGAGGACTGCCTGACTATGGTTACTGGTACGCGCCCGACGGCCGTGACGAGGCGCAGCAGGCGGCTTTCTATGGCGTTGAAGTGAGACCACAGGCGATCGAAAAAATGTTCTGTGAGGCGCTAGGGATCGACTTTAAGGTCAGTGTCGATAACTTGTCAGTGTCGCTCTCGGATCCGGCCATTGCATCCTTCACTGCGGCGGTTAATGACGAGTTTGACCGGCTATCGAGGTGTGGTTTACCTGAGAGAGCTGAGCTATTTCACAGAGCATTGACCCAATGTACTCAGCGGTCTGAGTGA
- the tusA gene encoding sulfurtransferase TusA: protein MSNDDQQVDATGLKCPEPVMMLHAAIRRAGVGDVVCLTATDPSTQRDVPSFCEFLGHSLLETNLTQEQFIYRVKKAG from the coding sequence GTGTCCAACGACGATCAACAAGTAGACGCGACGGGCCTCAAGTGCCCGGAGCCCGTTATGATGCTCCATGCAGCGATACGTCGGGCGGGTGTGGGTGATGTCGTCTGTTTAACGGCGACAGACCCCTCTACACAGCGCGACGTGCCCAGTTTTTGTGAGTTTCTCGGACATAGCTTGCTGGAGACGAATCTTACTCAAGAGCAATTTATTTATCGAGTGAAGAAAGCAGGCTAA
- a CDS encoding class I SAM-dependent methyltransferase — MRWLTLLLIAIAPSVFADGHHSAHVSLDWDAALTGEHRSDANKARDAHRHPQETLQFFGLKPNMTVLEVSPGGGWYTEVLAPLLAEQGRLVAGHGSPNGSAYSRRSLGRYLQKLGENHDVYASVDVRVMQPPQTPIDVTAESIDLAVVFRNVHSWLRADNAEAALADIFRSLKPGGTLGIVQHRGVEGTTLEDMKRKAYVPESKVISLAQAAGFVLDAKSEINANQKDTKDYPRGVWTLPPSFTEGDKDRKRYAAIGESDRMTLRFKKPQKAIGLGK, encoded by the coding sequence ATGAGATGGCTAACTTTACTGTTGATCGCTATTGCACCCAGCGTTTTTGCTGATGGACATCATAGTGCACATGTTTCGTTAGATTGGGATGCTGCGCTTACGGGTGAGCATCGAAGCGATGCAAACAAGGCGCGTGATGCACACCGGCACCCGCAGGAAACACTACAGTTCTTCGGTTTGAAGCCCAATATGACCGTTCTTGAGGTCTCACCTGGCGGAGGTTGGTATACTGAGGTACTTGCGCCACTTCTTGCTGAGCAGGGAAGGCTTGTGGCCGGTCATGGGTCACCCAACGGCAGTGCCTACAGTCGTCGCTCATTGGGTCGCTATTTGCAAAAGCTAGGCGAAAACCATGACGTATACGCGAGTGTAGACGTCCGTGTAATGCAGCCGCCGCAAACCCCCATCGATGTTACGGCCGAGTCCATTGATTTGGCTGTCGTGTTTAGGAACGTGCACTCATGGCTTCGCGCGGATAATGCCGAAGCGGCACTTGCTGATATTTTTCGGTCACTGAAGCCTGGCGGCACACTGGGGATTGTTCAACACCGAGGTGTTGAAGGCACGACCCTTGAAGATATGAAACGCAAAGCTTACGTCCCGGAATCAAAGGTTATTTCGCTTGCTCAGGCGGCAGGGTTTGTTCTCGATGCGAAAAGCGAGATCAATGCGAACCAAAAAGATACGAAAGACTACCCTCGGGGGGTTTGGACGTTGCCGCCCTCGTTTACTGAGGGGGATAAGGACCGCAAGCGTTATGCGGCGATTGGTGAAAGTGATCGAATGACACTGCGCTTTAAGAAGCCCCAGAAAGCCATTGGTCTAGGCAAGTAA
- a CDS encoding glycine cleavage system protein R, with translation MKQQYVITFAGADRTGLVETLADMVVAHGGDWQQSELTRLGGAFAGAILINVSESGFKNLSSAIEANYTDDLVVSLTAVDASPRHEPNLYLTLTGPNRAGIVYEVTHELSDSDINILQLSSRVENAAWSGGDLFIAELATRAPESLDIGELRERLDQLENKMTLDIDIEAGAH, from the coding sequence ATGAAACAACAATACGTTATTACCTTTGCCGGCGCAGACCGCACAGGCCTAGTCGAAACATTGGCAGATATGGTGGTCGCTCACGGTGGTGACTGGCAACAAAGTGAGCTGACACGTCTCGGAGGGGCCTTTGCAGGCGCGATTTTGATCAACGTTTCGGAGTCTGGCTTTAAGAACCTAAGCAGTGCTATCGAAGCCAATTACACCGACGATTTGGTTGTGAGCTTAACTGCTGTTGATGCCTCGCCAAGGCACGAGCCCAATCTTTACCTGACATTAACCGGCCCAAACCGGGCAGGAATCGTCTACGAGGTTACCCACGAACTGAGCGATTCAGATATCAATATCCTGCAATTAAGCTCACGGGTGGAGAATGCCGCGTGGTCCGGTGGCGATCTTTTCATCGCAGAACTAGCCACCCGCGCTCCTGAATCACTGGATATCGGCGAGCTTAGGGAACGATTAGATCAGCTAGAAAACAAAATGACGCTAGACATTGATATCGAAGCAGGCGCTCACTGA
- the aroC gene encoding chorismate synthase — MSGNTFGKLFTVTTFGESHGQGLGCIIDGCPPGLALSAADLQPDLDRRKPGTSRFTTQRKEPDEVQILSGVFEGETTGTPIGLLIMNADQKSKDYSKIKDVFRPAHADYTYQQKYGVRDYRGGGRSSARETAMRVAAGAVAKKWLAERYGVRIRGCLSALGPLQVTDTDWDLVETNPFFCGDAQLIPELESFMTQIRREGDSIGAKLEIIADGLPPGWGEPIFDRLDAEIASAMMGINAVKGVEIGDGFDVVNQRGSEHRDELTPAGFLSNHAGGVLGGISSGQPLTVKIALKPTSSIQVPGQSIDVNGEVADVITTGRHDPCVGLRAVPIAEAMLALVLMDHALRQRGQNADVASPTPVI; from the coding sequence ATGTCTGGTAATACATTCGGGAAATTATTCACCGTTACGACTTTCGGTGAGAGTCATGGACAGGGGCTCGGGTGCATTATTGATGGATGCCCGCCGGGATTGGCGCTGAGTGCCGCGGATCTTCAGCCCGATCTGGATCGCAGAAAGCCAGGCACTTCGCGGTTCACAACGCAGCGAAAAGAACCGGATGAAGTTCAGATTTTATCGGGGGTCTTTGAGGGTGAAACCACGGGGACTCCCATTGGATTACTGATTATGAATGCCGATCAGAAATCCAAAGATTACAGCAAGATTAAGGATGTCTTTCGCCCTGCGCACGCAGACTACACGTATCAGCAAAAATACGGTGTTCGAGACTACCGGGGAGGGGGGCGATCATCTGCCAGAGAGACCGCGATGCGTGTGGCGGCGGGAGCGGTGGCCAAAAAATGGCTCGCTGAGCGCTATGGCGTTCGGATTCGCGGCTGTCTTAGCGCCCTAGGGCCTTTGCAGGTAACAGATACCGATTGGGACCTTGTTGAAACGAACCCATTTTTTTGTGGCGACGCGCAGTTAATTCCCGAACTTGAGTCGTTTATGACCCAGATTCGGCGAGAGGGTGACTCGATAGGCGCGAAACTTGAAATTATCGCTGACGGGCTTCCGCCTGGCTGGGGCGAACCCATTTTTGATCGCCTCGATGCTGAAATTGCATCGGCCATGATGGGCATTAATGCGGTCAAAGGTGTCGAAATTGGTGATGGATTTGACGTCGTCAATCAGCGTGGCAGCGAGCACCGCGATGAACTCACGCCAGCGGGTTTTCTGAGCAATCATGCCGGGGGCGTTTTGGGTGGAATTTCCAGTGGTCAGCCGTTGACGGTGAAGATCGCGCTAAAGCCAACCTCTTCGATACAGGTCCCGGGCCAAAGCATCGATGTAAACGGTGAGGTAGCTGACGTCATCACCACTGGGCGCCACGACCCGTGCGTCGGGCTTCGTGCGGTGCCGATTGCTGAGGCGATGTTGGCGCTGGTGCTAATGGACCACGCGTTGAGACAACGAGGTCAGAATGCCGATGTTGCCTCACCGACGCCTGTTATTTGA
- the prmB gene encoding 50S ribosomal protein L3 N(5)-glutamine methyltransferase — translation MTTFREMLIATEEQLIAAGVFCGHGYESEHDEAVALVLTAASLSVVNTGAEILDEPYPDFAVNVLNAFMSKRCVERLPVAYITGEAWLGPLCFKSDARALVPRSPVAELILNRFEPWYQDTSPQVIVDVCCGGGSLGMLAKSAFPEAVVLLSDIDSDAIGLARDNAAIHDVDAIVRADLLSWCADNVVDIILANPPYVDAEDMRDLPPEYLHEPGLALSGGEDGLDLVRVMLVDAARILSPAGILILEVGNSIDALEGLSEVLPPLWVELEQGGHGVAVFMAQDLAQWAAQESNTP, via the coding sequence GTGACAACATTTCGTGAAATGCTTATTGCTACTGAGGAACAGCTCATCGCCGCCGGTGTGTTTTGCGGTCACGGGTATGAGTCGGAGCATGATGAGGCGGTAGCGTTGGTGTTGACAGCAGCGTCCCTGTCGGTCGTGAATACGGGTGCTGAGATCCTTGATGAGCCTTACCCTGACTTTGCTGTAAATGTCTTAAACGCGTTTATGAGCAAGCGTTGTGTCGAGCGACTACCGGTTGCCTATATCACGGGAGAGGCCTGGCTCGGTCCGCTTTGTTTCAAATCGGATGCTCGAGCGTTGGTGCCGCGATCGCCTGTTGCTGAGCTCATACTGAATCGATTTGAGCCTTGGTACCAAGACACCAGTCCTCAGGTTATTGTTGATGTTTGTTGTGGCGGAGGGAGCCTTGGCATGCTGGCAAAGTCGGCATTTCCAGAGGCTGTGGTACTGCTAAGTGATATCGATTCCGACGCCATCGGCTTAGCTCGGGATAATGCTGCGATTCACGATGTCGATGCGATTGTCAGGGCAGATTTGCTTTCTTGGTGTGCCGATAACGTTGTTGACATCATTTTAGCTAATCCCCCGTATGTTGATGCTGAGGATATGCGCGACTTGCCGCCTGAATATCTTCACGAGCCAGGCCTTGCTTTGAGCGGTGGCGAGGATGGTTTGGATTTAGTGAGAGTGATGCTCGTTGATGCTGCGCGAATCCTGAGTCCTGCGGGGATTTTGATCCTTGAGGTCGGCAACAGTATCGATGCGCTGGAAGGGCTCTCAGAGGTTCTTCCGCCCTTGTGGGTTGAATTAGAGCAGGGCGGTCATGGCGTTGCCGTCTTTATGGCGCAAGATCTGGCACAATGGGCCGCTCAGGAGTCGAACACCCCCTAG
- a CDS encoding alpha/beta hydrolase codes for MTSHADEIGFEVDGLTYRGLFWGDPADPLVFAIHGWLDNALSFARLAPLLKGYRVLSIDLSGHGLSSHRSPDANYHIWDDIPQLLDIVEQMGVDSLHVVGHSRGAAVAGAFAVALEDKCASLSMLDGMISRSFENDNGAELFKGSIAERKKYMSRPPRIFSSVEDFINSRSRYGFTRENAELLVPRALKQVEGGWLLLSDPKLFGSSTVKLSEEASDSFYRAMKAPVAAITGDEGFFTSDDAQARIAGIKALVDRFYPVVVAGPHHFHMEGDVQALADMLVGFFATGVIGQRSTSIRQAS; via the coding sequence TTGACAAGTCACGCCGATGAGATTGGGTTTGAGGTGGACGGGCTGACTTATCGGGGACTCTTTTGGGGTGATCCTGCCGATCCGCTTGTGTTTGCAATTCATGGTTGGCTTGATAATGCGCTGAGTTTCGCTCGCCTGGCACCACTGCTCAAAGGTTATCGAGTGCTCTCCATCGATCTATCGGGTCACGGTTTGAGCAGTCATCGATCGCCTGATGCGAACTACCATATCTGGGATGATATTCCGCAGCTACTGGATATTGTTGAGCAGATGGGCGTCGACTCCCTTCATGTTGTTGGGCATAGCCGTGGCGCCGCTGTAGCAGGTGCTTTCGCGGTGGCTCTCGAAGACAAGTGCGCATCTCTCTCGATGTTGGACGGGATGATTTCGCGGTCGTTCGAGAACGACAATGGCGCCGAGTTGTTTAAGGGTTCAATCGCCGAACGAAAAAAATATATGTCACGGCCGCCGCGAATATTCAGCTCCGTTGAAGACTTTATCAACTCCCGATCACGCTATGGTTTTACACGAGAGAACGCCGAATTGTTGGTCCCACGAGCGTTAAAGCAGGTTGAGGGCGGGTGGCTTTTGTTGAGTGACCCCAAATTGTTTGGCAGCAGCACCGTGAAGCTGTCAGAGGAGGCGTCAGACTCATTTTACCGAGCGATGAAAGCGCCCGTTGCGGCCATAACCGGTGACGAGGGTTTTTTCACCAGTGACGATGCGCAGGCGAGGATCGCTGGAATCAAAGCCTTGGTCGATCGCTTCTACCCTGTCGTTGTAGCGGGGCCTCACCACTTCCATATGGAAGGCGACGTACAGGCGCTTGCAGATATGCTTGTCGGCTTCTTTGCCACAGGTGTTATAGGGCAGAGGTCTACCTCCATTCGGCAAGCAAGCTGA